A window from Culex pipiens pallens isolate TS chromosome 3, TS_CPP_V2, whole genome shotgun sequence encodes these proteins:
- the LOC120424798 gene encoding clavesin-2-like, with amino-acid sequence MAAPMFCVDKKPSNFEPYRFTLSAKFEQLARDELREEPEIREQSLTQLRDWIAKHPYIRKCRTDAVFLLRFLRFRKFSVPQAQAAIERYLAMRQTFPDWFQKLDSTEDSMLETVDDEPMTVVGRDEAGRTLVWIRFGRFNVEKLNPIAIFRYLMIFLEVLLDDEEVQVGGFRVWADYTDSTLKHYGMWGISDLKLLMDAVNRSMPIRIREIHAVKLPKFAVAIANVLLSFATPKFKERISCHSTVLESKSHFDESLWPKQYGGPQDSVELNRALRKLFCEKRDALLALDDMDIDVEHYSSLWNQSGSNNSDIDGGIAGCFRKLNVD; translated from the exons ATGGCTGCGCCGATGTTTTGTGTGGATaaaaaaccatcaaattttGAACCCTACCGGTTTACGTTGTCCGCCAAGTTTGAGCAGCTGGCGCGGGATGAGCTGCGTGAAGAACCGGAAATTCGGGAGCAATCGTTGACCCAATTGCGCGATTGGATCGCCAAGCATCCGTACATTCGCAAGTGTCGAACCGACGCGGTTTTTCTGCTGCGATTTTTGAGATTCAGAAAGTTTTCCGTCCCCCAAGCGCAGGCCGCTATCGAGAGGTACCTGGCCATGCGGCAGACATTTCCCGACTGGTTCCAAAAGTTGGACTCTACAGAGGATTCGATGTTGGAAACCGTCGACGATGAGCCGATGACGGTCGTGGGACGTGACGAGGCCGGCCGCACGCTGGTTTGGATTCGATTTGGGAGGTTCAACGTGGAGAAGCTCAATCCGATCGCCATATTTCGATATCTGATGATATTCCTCGAAGTGCTGCTGGACGACGAAGAGGTTCAAGTAGGAGGTTTCCGCGTCTGGGCCGACTACACAGACAGCACGCTGAAGCACTACGGAATGTGGGGCATTTCGGACCTCAAGCTGCTGATGGATGCCGTCAACAGGTCGATGCCGATTAGAATCCGAGAAATTCACGCAGTCAAGCTTCCCAAGTTTGCCGTTGCTATCGCGAATGTTTTGCTCTCTTTTGCCACTCCAAAGTTCAAGGAAAgaatttcg TGTCACTCGACGGTTCTGGAATCCAAATCGCACTTCGATGAGTCCCTTTGGCCGAAACAGTACGGAGGTCCGCAGGATTCCGTCGAGTTGAATCGTGCCCTTCGGAAGCTGTTCTGTGAGAAAAGGGATGCCCTCCTGGCGCTGGACGATATGGACATCGACGTGGAACACTACTCGTCCCTGTGGAATCAGAGCGGTTCCAACAACAGTGATATCGACGGAGGAATTGCTGGGTGTTTTAGAAAGCTGAACGTTGATTAA
- the LOC120424799 gene encoding retinaldehyde-binding protein 1-like isoform X1 produces the protein MSSLSVEKCPGRYEEYSFTLDKQYLKIAQENLQETVESREQSLAQMREWIAKHPYIRKCRTDSLFLLRFLRMRKFSVPRAQETIERYLAMRQTFPQWFQTLDPNEPDMAELLDDNQFQLLGRDSKGRTVVLIRLKNFNAEKFNSAHQARAMMLFLETIFDEEESQIGGYVAILDYADISMRLVAVWSLMDVKNFMNCVNHSLPVSIKEVHGVRLPKFAVVIAELALSCLSQKLKDRVFCHKSMEDATKHLEVSMLTTDYPGGTQDPEELKRKFIKRAQDKRQELLLLDEMEIDATRYKSLWHQTTDGSIESGVAGSFKKLNVD, from the exons ATGAGTTCGCTTAGTGTTGAAAAGTGTCCGGGCCGATACGAGGAGTATAGTTTTACGCTGGACAAGCAATATCTCAAAATCGCTCAGGAAAATCTCCAGGAAACGGTCGAATCTCGAGAGCAATCGTTGGCGCAAATGCGTGAGTGGATCGCCAAGCATCCGTACATCCGAAAGTGTCGCACGGATTCGTTGTTTTTGCTACGGTTTCTAAGGATGCGCAAGTTCTCCGTCCCAAGGGCGCAAGAAACGATCGAGCGTTACCTGGCGATGAGACAAACCTTCCCGCAGTGGTTTCAAACGTTGGACCCGAACGAACCGGACATGGCAGAACTGCTGGACGACAATCAGTTCCAGCTGCTGGGTCGAGACTCCAAGGGCCGTACGGTGGTGCTGATTCGGCTCAAAAACTTTAACGCGGAAAAGTTCAACTCGGCCCACCAGGCTCGGGCCATGATGTTGTTTTTGGAAACTATTTTCGATGAGGAAGAGTCGCAAATCGGTGGTTACGTTGCCATTCTGGACTACGCGGACATTTCGATGCGTTTGGTGGCGGTTTGGTCGCTGATGGACGTGAAGAACTTCATGAACTGCGTCAACCACTCGCTGCCGGTCAGCATTAAGGAGGTGCATGGCGTGCGGTTGCCAAAGTTTGCGGTCGTGATCGCCGAGCTGGCGTTGTCCTGCTTGAGCCAGAAGCTGAAGGACAGGGTGTTT TGCCACAAATCGATGGAGGATGCCACCAAGCACCTGGAGGTATCGATGCTGACCACGGACTATCCCGGTGGCACCCAGGATCCGGAAGAGCTGAAGCGAAAGTTTATCAAACGGGCTCAGGACAAACGTCaggagttgctgctgctggacgaAATGGAAATCGACGCCACCCGGTATAAGTCGCTGTGGCACCAGACCACCGACGGCAGCATCGagtccggagtggccggaagcTTCAAGAAGCTGAACGTTGACTAG
- the LOC120424800 gene encoding uncharacterized protein LOC120424800 isoform X2, protein MILCIDHADAVEISDCIAESLFNETMVKLPDLGHSAQLQHKVGQPSQDRGPQIAREERVQSLGRMDRLPEGLFAQVAAHLPRDSDCRKAIVWTVDIEDGVPLDGAALLKSATLDRPVSGPV, encoded by the exons ATGATCCTCTGCATCGACCACGCCGATGCGGTCGAGATTAGCGATTGCATCGCGGAATCGCTGTTCAACGAAACCATGGTCAAGCTACCAGATCTCGGACATTCTGCACAACTCCAGCATAAAG TTGGACAGCCGTCTCAAGACCGAGGGCCTCAAATAGCGCGTGAAGAACGTGTTCAAAGCCTAGGAAGAATGGACCGTCTACCCGAAGGTCTTTTTGCTCAGGTTGCAGCACACCTGCCTAGGGATTCCGATT GTCGAAAAGCAATCGTGTGGACAGTGGACATCGAGGATGGCGTTCCGTTGGACGGTGCCGCCCTGCTAAAGAGCGCCACGCTAGATCGTCCAGTTTCAGGACCAGTTTGA
- the LOC120424800 gene encoding uncharacterized protein LOC120424800 isoform X1 — protein sequence MILCIDHADAVEISDCIAESLFNETMVKLPDLGHSAQLQHKGVQLGQPSQDRGPQIAREERVQSLGRMDRLPEGLFAQVAAHLPRDSDCRKAIVWTVDIEDGVPLDGAALLKSATLDRPVSGPV from the exons ATGATCCTCTGCATCGACCACGCCGATGCGGTCGAGATTAGCGATTGCATCGCGGAATCGCTGTTCAACGAAACCATGGTCAAGCTACCAGATCTCGGACATTCTGCACAACTCCAGCATAAAGGTGTCCAAC TTGGACAGCCGTCTCAAGACCGAGGGCCTCAAATAGCGCGTGAAGAACGTGTTCAAAGCCTAGGAAGAATGGACCGTCTACCCGAAGGTCTTTTTGCTCAGGTTGCAGCACACCTGCCTAGGGATTCCGATT GTCGAAAAGCAATCGTGTGGACAGTGGACATCGAGGATGGCGTTCCGTTGGACGGTGCCGCCCTGCTAAAGAGCGCCACGCTAGATCGTCCAGTTTCAGGACCAGTTTGA
- the LOC120424799 gene encoding clavesin-1-like isoform X2 has protein sequence MATFGLENKKNNPLEELYAKIARDDLQETDENRKQSLAQMREWIAKHPLIRKCRTDSVFLLRFLRMRKFSVPRAQETLERYLAMRQTFPQWFAKLDPDRKDMKQLLDDHMFQFWGRDSRGRTVIMARHKNFNLDRFNSVQMARNMFLFLETLADDEETQIGGYVVVLDYADISMQLLALWSLTEVRNAIECVNKSLPMRIKEVHVAGFPKLAVMIGDLAISCLSQKLKERLFCHKSMEDATKHLEVSMLTTDYPGGTQDPEELKRKFIKRAQDKRQELLLLDEMEIDATRYKSLWHQTTDGSIESGVAGSFKKLNVD, from the exons ATGGCTACCTTTGGCttagaaaacaagaaaaacaatccTTTGGAAGAACTTTACGCCAAAATCGCTCGAGATGATCTCCAGGAAACGGACGAAAATCGTAAACAATCGTTGGCGCAAATGCGCGAGTGGATCGCCAAACATCCGTTGATTAGAAAGTGTCGCACGGATTCGGTGTTTTTGCTACGGTTTCTAAGGATGCGCAAGTTCTCCGTCCCACGGGCTCAGGAAACACTCGAGCGTTACCTGGCGATGAGACAAACCTTTCCGCAGTGGTTCGCCAAGTTAGATCCAGACCGGAAGGACATGAAGCAACTACTGGACGATCACATGTTTCAGTTTTGGGGGCGTGACTCCAGGGGGCGGACAGTGATTATGGCACGGCACAAAAACTTCAACCTGGATCGGTTCAATTCAGTCCAAATGGCTCGCAACATGTTTCTGTTTTTGGAAACCCTCGCCGACGACGAGGAAACGCAGATCGGAGGTTATGTTGTCGTTTTGGACTACGCGGACATTTCGATGCAGTTGTTGGCGTTGTGGTCCTTGACCGAGGTGCGCAACGCGATAGAGTGCGTGAATAAATCGCTCCCGATGAGAATCAAGGAGGTGCACGTGGCCGGATTTCCTAAGCTGGCGGTCATGATTGGCGATTTAGCCATTTCTTGTCTCAGCCAAAAATTGAAGGAGCGATTGTTT TGCCACAAATCGATGGAGGATGCCACCAAGCACCTGGAGGTATCGATGCTGACCACGGACTATCCCGGTGGCACCCAGGATCCGGAAGAGCTGAAGCGAAAGTTTATCAAACGGGCTCAGGACAAACGTCaggagttgctgctgctggacgaAATGGAAATCGACGCCACCCGGTATAAGTCGCTGTGGCACCAGACCACCGACGGCAGCATCGagtccggagtggccggaagcTTCAAGAAGCTGAACGTTGACTAG